In Nerophis ophidion isolate RoL-2023_Sa linkage group LG12, RoL_Noph_v1.0, whole genome shotgun sequence, a single window of DNA contains:
- the adm2b gene encoding protein ADM2: MSLAVMSALLPAWTCLLLGILPLELQTRSLTHHNLGARDRSPKSSKYTTPSYTTVTPAACVAPDDPVPLAKRGHLWRALLKAEPPPRLSQLLLLQDAPSSAREGSSRGRRHANSGGRRGQLMRVGCVLGTCQVQNLSHRLYQLIGQSGRDDSSPINPRSPHSYG, translated from the exons ATGAGTCTTGCCGTCATGAGTGCGCTCTTGCCGGCGTGGACGTGCCTGCTGCTCGGCATCCTACCCCTGGAGCTCCAGACCCGGAGTCTGACCCACCATAACCTCGGTGCCAGGGACAG GTCACCCAAATCTTCTAAATACACGACGCCTTCTTACACCACCGTGACCCCCGCTGCATGTGTCGCCCCGGACGACCCCGTCCCTCTGGCAAAGAGAGGCCACCTGTGGAGAGCCCTCCTAAAAGCAGAGCCCCCGCCCAGGTTGTCCCAACTCTTGCTCCTTCAGGACGCGCCGTCATCAGCCCGGGAGGGGAGTTCGCGAGGTCGTCGCCACGCCAACAGCGGGGGCCGAAGGGGGCAGCTGATGAGGGTGGGCTGCGTCCTGGGGACCTGTCAGGTTCAGAACCTGAGCCACCGCCTCTACCAGCTGATTGGACAGAGCGGGAGGGACGACTCCTCCCCCATCAACCCCCGCAGCCCACACAGCTATGGCTGA
- the miox gene encoding inositol oxygenase — protein MRVINLGPDPSLAYRPNTGKVKKDYRNFESGSLTERVFNTYKLMHTNQRVDFVRQKHLKWSNCNHAEMSMMDAIKSLDQVVDESDPDVDFPNSFHAFQVAEGIRKEHPDKDWFHVVGLIHDVGKTMALWDEPQWAVVGDTFPVGCKFQNSIVFRDSTFQDNPDEINPEYNSKYGIYKPNCGLDKVLISWGHDEYLYQVLKFNKSRIPEEGLYMIRYHSFYPWHSHDDYMHLCDDRDLQMLPWVKEFNKFDLYTKVVELPDVEKLRPYYQSLIDKYCPGILRW, from the exons ATGAGAGTCATCAATTTA GGTCCGGACCCGTCGCTGGCATATCGGCCAAATACTGGCAAGGTAAAGAAAGACTACAGGAACTTTGAG AGCGGAAGCCTTACGGAGCGCGTGTTCAACACGTACAAGCTGATGCACACCAACCAGAGGGTGGACTTTGTAAGGCAAAAG CACTTGAAATGGAGCAATTGCAACCACGCCGAGATGTCAATGATGGACGCCATCAAGTCCCTGGACCAGGTAGTGGACGAGTCCGATCCGGATGTGGACTTCCCCAACTCTTTCCATGCCTTCCAGGTAGCTGAGGGTATCCGCAAAGAGCACCCTGACAAAG ACTGGTTCCATGTGGTGGGTCTGATTCATGATGTTGGGAAGACCATGGCTCTGTGGGATGAACCTCAA TGGGCCGTGGTGGGTGACACGTTCCCTGTAGGCTGCAAGTTTCAAAACTCCATCGTGTTCCGAGACAGCACCTTCCAGGACAACCCGGATGAAATCAATCCCGAATACAA CTCTAAATATGGAATTTACAAACCAAACTGTGGACTAGACAAAGTCCTCATCTCCTGGGGACATGATg AGTACCTTTACCAAGTGCTTAAGTTCAACAAGAGCCGCATCCCAGAGGAG GGCTTGTACATGATCCGCTATCATTCCTTCTACCCGTGGCACTCCCACGACGACTACATGCACCTGTGTGACGACAGAGACCTGCAGATGCTCCCCTGGGTGAAAGAGTTCAA CAAATTTGACCTCTACACAAAAGTGGTAGAGCTGCCCGATGTGGAGAAGCTGCGGCCGTACTACCAATCACTGATTGACAAGTACTGTCCCGGAATACTGAGGTGGTAA